Below is a genomic region from Fibrobacter sp..
GCGTAGGCTGCGGTGGTTCTGGATCTGTAGCCTTGGTCGACAAAACGGCTCCCCCAAAAGATACCGTTTCTAAAGACACCGTAGCCGCGGATACCGCCGACACGGACACAATTCCTACGGACACGCTTATACACTTTATGTTCGATGATTTTGAAAACGCCCTTGAGAATGGAGAAATCAAGGATTGGTACACCGCTTTCTCAAAATACGCTAGCGGAAGCCTCGAAATCACCGACACCTTAAGCGACCGCAAAGGCCATGTGGCCCATTTCATGTGTCAAAACGACTCCCTATACAACTGGACCCTGATGGGACGTTACTTGGGTGGTGCCGTCGACATGAGTGAGCTAGACTCCATTGTTTTCTGGGCAAAGGGAACTGTCGAGAACTACGTTTCCTTCTCCTTCGACATTATTGAATCCGACACCACCGCCGATATCCAGAGTGGTAAATCCTGGATGCATATCCCCCTTACCGAGGAATGGACCCGTTACACGGTAACCCCGTCGAACCTTCTTTCCGTAGACAGCAACAATACCGGCGGAAATATCGGCTGGGATGCTGTCAAGGACAAGGTTACCAACCTCTCTATCTTTGGCGGAAAAGGCGGAGAATTCTGGATTGACGACATCGAAGTTTTCGGTCTAGAAAGCTTCACGCCGAAGACTTCGTCCGTTAAAAATTAGATACACTAATATTGATAATTTGTCCACGGGAAATGTCGCTTCTGGCGGCATTTTTTGCTTTTAAGAGCCTAGATTTAGTGTTGGGAAAAAAGATTTTCAAGGAGACACCATGGGTGTAAAAAATCTCGCCAACACATCGATTTCTACGCTGTTCACTATCGCCGGGCTAACTTCATTTGCCTTGGCGGACAACCCCATTTCCAGTTACCATTACCTGGCAGACCCAGCCGCTACTGCCGACGATGAATATTTCTATATCATCACCGATTCCGACGACCCAGCTCCATATAACGCAACAGGCTACTCCATTAAAGCTCTCTACGCCTTTCGCAGTAAAGATATGAAGAATTGGACCGACTTCGGCATTATTTATGATGCCAGGGAAGTCGAAGGAATCGGAGATATCTGGGCGTCGGGAATTGCGGTAGATAATAAAGGTAAATTCCACATTGTATTTCCTGATGGAGGCGGGTCAGGTATCGGACTTATTGAATCTGATCATATCGAAGGACCATATAAGAATCCTGTTGCAGGAGGAAAAAAACTCATCAACAACTGGGGCGGTGGCATAGCCGATTGCGATGGACTAGACTGGTGCTTTGACCCTGCGATTTTTATCGATGACGATGGAACGGCTTACTTTACCGTTGGTGGCGGAGGAGTTCCAAACGACAAGAATCCAAATCCAAAACGTCCAGCAATAGATAACGGTAGCGACAACTTTAACATCTACAAGTTCAACTCCGAAATCAACAGTTTCGATGTAAGTACAAAAACCCATCTGCCAATTGGTGGGCCTGCCACTATGGAGGCGTCGTATATCCATAAATACAAGGGCAATTACTACCTCTCTTATAGTACGCGGGATTTGCGCATTGCCTATGGCATGTCCAGTAGTCCTATGGGTCCATACACCTATAAAGGAATATTTATGGGCAACCCAAGTATTAACGGGCAAAACATCAATTCATACAATAACAACCATCACGGTATTGCAGAATTCAAAGGCCATTGGTATGTTGTTTATCATGACCGTCGCATCGCAAATGGATACGACGGACTTGAAAAAATTCCGGCCGAAGACGGCAAAGCAAATCCAGACCCCGCTTACCACCGTAGTGTGAGTGTAGATGAATTCTTCTATAACGGTGACGGAACAATGAAAGAATTGACTTTTACCAAGGAAGGTCCAAAACAACTTGAAAATTTTGACCCCTACGATTGGTATCCGGCTCTCACCAGTTCCAAGCAGAAAGGAATTCGCAGCCGTTCCAACTTCGTTCTAGGCAAGGCCGCCGAGACATTCCTGCTTCCGCTTTCTACCAAGGAATCCTGGATTCGTGTTTCTGGCGTTGACTTCGGAACTGCCGCGACGGGATTCACGGTAGAGGCGGCAAGCATTGCCGATGGCAACAAGATTGAAATCCGTACAGGTTCTGCTACAGGAACCCTGGCTGGCACCTGCACGCTCCAGAAAACCGCAAACAAGCATACATTTGTTGAAAATTCTTGCGAAGTATCTGGGCTTAAAGGCATCGTAGAACAACTCTTCTTGGTGTTCAAGGGCAATCAGGATTCTACCATGGCCATCAAGGCCTGGGGCTTTGAAGGTAGCGGCACCACACCGCCCGAACCACAAAAACCATTCAAGGGAACGGCCATAGAGATTCCCGGAAAAATCGAGATGGAAGATTTCGACATTCCTGGAACGGGACGTGGCGCTGGGCTGGATTCATACTCAGACAACGATTCCGAAGATCATGGAGCCGAAAGCAACGATGGCGTAAGTTACCGCGAAGGTACCGGCGTAGATATCTACAAAAAAGCAACCGGATACATTGTCGGTTACAACCAAGCCGGAGAATGGCTGGAATATACCGTAAACATTAAAGAGGCTGGTGATTACACCATGTTTGCCGCAGTGGCATCGGCCAACAACACATCCAGTTTCAAATTATCCATCGACGGCAACGACATTACCGAAGAAATTGCAGTTCCGCAAGC
It encodes:
- a CDS encoding carbohydrate-binding protein, whose product is MGVKNLANTSISTLFTIAGLTSFALADNPISSYHYLADPAATADDEYFYIITDSDDPAPYNATGYSIKALYAFRSKDMKNWTDFGIIYDAREVEGIGDIWASGIAVDNKGKFHIVFPDGGGSGIGLIESDHIEGPYKNPVAGGKKLINNWGGGIADCDGLDWCFDPAIFIDDDGTAYFTVGGGGVPNDKNPNPKRPAIDNGSDNFNIYKFNSEINSFDVSTKTHLPIGGPATMEASYIHKYKGNYYLSYSTRDLRIAYGMSSSPMGPYTYKGIFMGNPSINGQNINSYNNNHHGIAEFKGHWYVVYHDRRIANGYDGLEKIPAEDGKANPDPAYHRSVSVDEFFYNGDGTMKELTFTKEGPKQLENFDPYDWYPALTSSKQKGIRSRSNFVLGKAAETFLLPLSTKESWIRVSGVDFGTAATGFTVEAASIADGNKIEIRTGSATGTLAGTCTLQKTANKHTFVENSCEVSGLKGIVEQLFLVFKGNQDSTMAIKAWGFEGSGTTPPEPQKPFKGTAIEIPGKIEMEDFDIPGTGRGAGLDSYSDNDSEDHGAESNDGVSYREGTGVDIYKKATGYIVGYNQAGEWLEYTVNIKEAGDYTMFAAVASANNTSSFKLSIDGNDITEEIAVPQATSGEENYDDYNKVSTNVTLPAGEHILRFTVTGDWMDIDYINFEAGKDAEDSKPIGYVDALHSTGKINYSQATHFDVFSINGKKVASFTAHSFAEATKLWQDGLVKGSENSIGICLIRNRSNG